The genome window TCGGCGTGCCGCTGGCATCCTGGGCGGGCATCCTGATCGCCGACATCCTCCGACGCAAGAAGGACTACGACGATGAGGCCCTGTTCGACAGCCGCGGACGCTACGGCGCCTGGGACTGGACCTCGATCGGCACCATGGTGGTCGCGAGCGTCATCGGCTGGGGCTTCGTGCTCAACGGCTTCGCCGACGCCGCCCCATGGAACAACTGGCAGGGATACCTGCTCGGCCTCGTCGGCGGAGTCGACGGCGACTGGGCCTACGCGAATCTCGGGGTCTTCTTCGCGCTGGTGCTGTCGTTCGTCGTGACGTGGTTCGCCCGCGCCGGAAAGATCCGTCGCCAGGAGCAGACCGCGTGACCGGCGGCGCCACCGCGTCGACCGAGGATTCCTGGCTGATCGTGATCGACCCGCAGGCGATCTTCGCGTCGCCCGACTCGGCGTGGGGATCGCCGTTCTTCGCCGACGTGATCCCCCGCATCCGCGAGCTCGCCGGAGCCTTCGGCGACCGCGTGATCGTGACACGCTGGATGCCGACCGCCGACCGCTCGACCTCGTGGGGCGCGTACTTCGCCGCCTGGCCGTTCGCAGACCAGCCCTCCGGCGATCCGCTGTTCGACCTGGTTCCCGACGCGGTCGGCCTGTCGCCGCATCCGACGCTCGATCTGCCGACGTTCGGCAAGTGGGGCTCCGCGATCGAAGAGATCGTCGGCCGCGGCGCGCACGTCGTGCTGGCGGGAGTCTCGACGGACTGCTGCGTGATCTCGACCGCCCTCGCCGCAGCGGATGCCGGGGCGCACGTCACGATCGCCGCAGACGCCTGCGCCGGCTCGACGGCCGAGAACCACGCCGCCGCGATGCAGGTGATGGGGC of Microbacterium sp. LWH13-1.2 contains these proteins:
- a CDS encoding isochorismatase family protein produces the protein MTGGATASTEDSWLIVIDPQAIFASPDSAWGSPFFADVIPRIRELAGAFGDRVIVTRWMPTADRSTSWGAYFAAWPFADQPSGDPLFDLVPDAVGLSPHPTLDLPTFGKWGSAIEEIVGRGAHVVLAGVSTDCCVISTALAAADAGAHVTIAADACAGSTAENHAAAMQVMGLYPPQIMVSNTETVLTER